A portion of the Candidatus Micrarchaeia archaeon genome contains these proteins:
- a CDS encoding transcription elongation factor Spt5 has protein sequence MIYIVRVTTGQEKIVAEMLAKKAKASKLAVYSVVSVENIKGYIFVEASDENEITKLVQKMKNAKGFLKKPVELAEIEGLIKASNQQAAAIALGDIVEMTSGPFKGERARVIKTEEAKDELTVELMEVAVPIPVTIKSKTVKLVQKADETE, from the coding sequence ATGATATACATAGTTAGGGTAACTACGGGCCAGGAGAAGATAGTGGCCGAAATGCTCGCCAAGAAGGCCAAGGCATCGAAGCTCGCCGTTTACTCAGTAGTGAGCGTGGAGAACATAAAGGGGTACATATTCGTGGAGGCCAGCGACGAGAACGAGATTACGAAGCTGGTCCAGAAGATGAAGAACGCGAAGGGATTCCTCAAGAAGCCGGTGGAGCTTGCGGAAATAGAGGGGCTGATAAAGGCCTCCAACCAGCAGGCCGCGGCGATAGCGCTCGGGGACATCGTGGAGATGACTTCCGGGCCGTTCAAGGGCGAGCGCGCCAGGGTAATCAAGACTGAGGAGGCCAAGGATGAACTCACTGTGGAGCTCATGGAAGTCGCGGTCCCGATACCGGTGACGATAAAGAGCAAGACCGTGAAGCTTGTGCAGAAAGCCGATGAAACTGAATAG
- the dcd gene encoding dCTP deaminase codes for MSLMSDMDVLDAMKDGGIRIEPFDKSFLGPDSLDIRLGNDILVSKTLGKTIDPNRPENFFEARKINGSFTLEPGQFVLGTTLERISLSESVAAQIEGRSSLGRLGIMVHMTAGIIHAGFGAKEPSALTLEIYSVNPNSVFLHAGMKIAQLSFFKLNRKASKGYDYMETSKYVSQSKPLPPKAET; via the coding sequence ATGTCATTGATGAGCGACATGGATGTGCTGGACGCGATGAAGGACGGCGGAATCAGGATAGAGCCTTTCGACAAGTCCTTCCTTGGGCCTGACAGCCTGGACATAAGGCTTGGAAATGATATTCTGGTTTCCAAAACGCTTGGGAAGACGATAGACCCGAACAGGCCCGAGAACTTTTTCGAGGCCAGGAAGATAAATGGTTCGTTCACCCTGGAGCCCGGGCAGTTCGTGCTCGGGACTACGCTGGAGAGGATTTCGCTCTCTGAAAGCGTTGCGGCGCAGATTGAGGGGCGCTCCAGCCTGGGAAGGCTGGGGATAATGGTGCACATGACTGCCGGAATAATACACGCGGGATTCGGGGCAAAGGAGCCCAGCGCGCTAACGCTTGAAATATATTCGGTGAATCCGAACAGCGTATTTTTGCATGCAGGGATGAAGATTGCGCAGCTTTCTTTCTTCAAGCTGAACAGGAAGGCGAGCAAAGGCTACGATTATATGGAGACGAGCAAGTACGTGAGCCAGAGCAAGCCGCTGCCGCCTAAGGCGGAAACGTGA
- a CDS encoding GNAT family N-acetyltransferase: MLGYFLIIKLAACLAAHYPLSKKGIGLEMRKAGIADLESIHRVELDAFSADRQASMDALEERLELFPDGFFVLIYNGRLVGFSTALLIDDFRTLEKLDSPDRKLHKPDGEIYYLRSVAIMKEYQKRGFGKLLINRQLENARSLGKGHFRFTASKDVEAFYLELGFKKLGVYGEFHNSKQVVWEFRLAD, from the coding sequence ATGCTTGGGTATTTCCTCATTATAAAACTTGCCGCGTGCCTGGCCGCACATTACCCGCTTTCCAAAAAAGGGATTGGATTGGAGATGCGAAAGGCAGGAATTGCCGATCTTGAATCAATACATAGAGTTGAGTTGGATGCTTTTTCAGCCGATCGCCAGGCTTCCATGGACGCCCTGGAAGAGCGATTGGAATTATTTCCGGACGGATTCTTTGTTTTGATTTATAACGGCCGGCTGGTTGGATTCTCAACGGCGCTGTTAATTGACGATTTCCGCACATTGGAAAAACTGGATTCCCCGGACAGGAAACTGCACAAACCAGATGGTGAGATTTACTACCTCAGAAGCGTCGCGATAATGAAAGAGTACCAGAAAAGGGGATTCGGAAAACTCTTAATCAACAGGCAATTGGAAAACGCCCGCAGCCTTGGAAAGGGCCATTTCAGGTTTACGGCTTCCAAAGATGTTGAGGCGTTCTACCTCGAGCTGGGATTCAAGAAGCTGGGCGTTTATGGCGAATTCCACAATTCCAAGCAAGTGGTTTGGGAATTCAGGCTGGCGGATTAG
- a CDS encoding DUF2391 family protein gives MHYCFAIFFSAAMLWLLGINGAGTPLGTTMRRIVVLSLPATLLGSAFDLVESRKN, from the coding sequence GTGCACTACTGCTTTGCAATCTTTTTTTCTGCGGCAATGCTCTGGCTTCTGGGGATAAACGGCGCAGGCACTCCGCTCGGAACAACGATGCGGCGCATTGTGGTGCTTTCGCTTCCGGCTACGCTGCTCGGGAGCGCGTTCGACCTGGTGGAGAGCCGGAAAAATTAG
- a CDS encoding mechanosensitive ion channel family protein yields the protein MAEWWDQLVNLVFSLPGGRFTAWIVELILFSIVLYAVYKAIFYLMKRASEKTKTSFDDELIARLKDPARLLISFTAIFLSLNYAYPATKVGDLGLTALYTLALMLNAAFAVDRISTTVLRWYQHELAPKTNSTLDDELIPLIQKVIRAAIYIVAIMLILNNIGVQITPLLAGLGIASLAVALALQDSLGNFFAGVNIAVDRPLRRGDYISTDGGVEGVVQEMGWRSTKIINPQNNFIVIPNTKLAQGVITNYFRPDEKVLQTGTVGVSYDSDVNNVSKVIKDAITNATQASENLAPDVEPLVRLTSFADFFLEFKFTYAVKNYALRAAALDEVNRAIFYAFRKEGIEIPFPTRTVLTYGRELPGAQSTGSTQAAPQQKREKEAIPEQKPEKPASLRAEIERLVSQSQSMPPVDSQESQPEEPGLERDIFEKHSFTYESAESAQESNTEPPAEKEKKGRKEKPGKPRKLKFKK from the coding sequence ATGGCAGAATGGTGGGACCAATTAGTGAACCTAGTGTTCTCGCTCCCCGGGGGCCGCTTCACCGCATGGATAGTGGAACTCATATTATTCTCCATAGTCCTGTACGCGGTGTACAAGGCAATTTTCTACCTGATGAAAAGGGCGAGCGAAAAAACCAAGACCAGCTTTGACGACGAGCTCATCGCAAGATTGAAGGATCCTGCAAGGCTGCTCATATCCTTCACCGCAATTTTTCTTTCGCTGAACTACGCCTACCCGGCCACCAAGGTCGGGGACCTCGGGCTAACCGCGCTGTACACGCTCGCGCTCATGCTCAACGCGGCCTTCGCAGTGGACAGGATCTCAACTACTGTCCTGAGGTGGTACCAGCACGAACTAGCCCCAAAGACCAATTCCACGCTTGATGACGAGCTCATCCCGCTCATACAGAAGGTGATACGGGCAGCAATTTACATCGTTGCGATAATGCTGATACTGAACAACATCGGAGTGCAGATAACCCCGCTGCTCGCAGGCCTCGGAATCGCGAGCCTCGCAGTCGCCCTGGCGCTTCAGGATTCCCTGGGCAACTTCTTCGCAGGCGTGAACATCGCGGTGGACAGGCCCCTGAGAAGGGGGGACTACATAAGCACGGACGGCGGCGTGGAAGGAGTGGTGCAGGAGATGGGCTGGAGAAGCACCAAGATAATCAATCCGCAGAACAATTTCATAGTAATCCCGAACACGAAACTGGCTCAGGGAGTGATAACCAACTATTTCAGGCCCGACGAGAAGGTGCTCCAGACCGGCACAGTGGGGGTTTCCTACGATTCAGACGTGAACAACGTTTCCAAAGTGATAAAAGACGCAATAACAAACGCGACCCAGGCCAGCGAAAACCTGGCTCCGGACGTAGAGCCCCTAGTGCGCCTCACCTCTTTCGCAGATTTCTTCCTCGAATTCAAATTCACCTATGCAGTGAAGAATTACGCGCTCCGCGCCGCGGCCCTCGACGAGGTGAACCGCGCGATATTCTACGCATTCAGGAAAGAAGGGATAGAAATACCTTTCCCCACGCGCACCGTCCTCACTTACGGGCGCGAACTCCCGGGAGCGCAGTCCACCGGAAGCACCCAAGCGGCGCCCCAGCAAAAGAGGGAGAAGGAAGCAATTCCCGAGCAAAAGCCTGAAAAGCCGGCTTCCCTGAGGGCTGAAATAGAGCGCCTTGTAAGCCAGTCCCAGTCAATGCCGCCCGTTGATTCGCAGGAAAGCCAGCCCGAAGAGCCCGGGCTTGAACGCGATATTTTTGAAAAGCATTCGTTTACCTATGAAAGCGCAGAATCAGCCCAGGAATCCAACACTGAGCCCCCTGCGGAAAAGGAGAAGAAGGGAAGAAAAGAAAAACCCGGGAAGCCAAGGAAATTGAAATTCAAAAAGTAA
- a CDS encoding protein translocase SEC61 complex subunit gamma, with product MDIETIKKSIRIITIAKKPDDDEFWKIAKITGAGIVAVGLAGAIVSFAFRFI from the coding sequence GTGGACATTGAAACAATCAAGAAATCCATCAGGATAATAACCATCGCGAAGAAGCCGGACGACGACGAGTTCTGGAAGATAGCCAAGATAACCGGGGCAGGCATAGTCGCAGTCGGGCTCGCGGGCGCGATAGTTTCCTTCGCTTTCCGCTTCATTTAA
- a CDS encoding cell division protein FtsZ — protein sequence EEVKNLLSGVNMVFVTCGLGGGTGTGSAPIIAEQAKAAGALVVSIVTLPFASEGRVRLDNALGGLEKLRRNSDTVIVIRNDKLLTLAPNLPLNTAFKVCDEVLAGAVKGIAELVTKAGLVNVDFADLKTILTQGGFAVIGLGESSVDAKPEDRATIAVETSLNSPLLDADLTTANRALINVVGGEDMTLKEAELIVAETSKRIHPNAHIIWGARIEQSSGQKSSSIRAMIVLTGVKFEREEQDESLENLNLDLVG from the coding sequence GAGGAGGTGAAGAACCTGCTCAGCGGAGTGAACATGGTATTCGTGACGTGCGGGCTGGGCGGAGGCACAGGAACCGGCTCTGCGCCGATAATCGCGGAGCAGGCGAAAGCCGCCGGGGCGCTCGTGGTGAGCATAGTGACGCTGCCCTTCGCTTCTGAAGGGAGGGTGAGGCTGGATAATGCTCTCGGGGGCCTGGAGAAACTCAGGAGGAATTCGGACACCGTGATAGTGATAAGGAACGACAAGCTGCTCACGCTTGCGCCGAACCTTCCGCTCAACACCGCATTCAAGGTGTGCGACGAGGTGCTCGCAGGGGCCGTGAAGGGGATTGCGGAGCTGGTTACTAAAGCAGGGCTGGTGAACGTGGACTTCGCGGACTTGAAAACGATACTTACGCAGGGCGGGTTCGCGGTCATAGGGCTTGGGGAGTCCAGCGTGGACGCGAAGCCCGAGGACAGGGCGACAATAGCCGTCGAAACTTCGCTGAACTCGCCGCTCCTGGACGCTGACTTGACGACTGCGAACCGGGCGCTCATAAATGTCGTGGGAGGGGAGGACATGACGCTCAAGGAAGCCGAACTCATAGTTGCTGAAACCTCGAAGAGGATTCACCCGAACGCGCACATAATATGGGGCGCGAGGATAGAGCAGAGCAGCGGCCAGAAATCCAGCAGCATAAGGGCGATGATAGTGCTTACAGGGGTGAAGTTCGAGCGCGAGGAGCAGGACGAGAGCCTCGAGAACCTCAACCTGGACCTTGTAGGGTGA